CCCAGGGGACGTGCTTGTCGCCGATCCCCTCGATGCGGTGATCTCCGAACCCGTTAAGGAGCAGGGTCGGACACTGGAGGGCCTCCCCCACCCCAAACTTGAAGGTTGGGAAGACCTCGCGCAGATAGTCGCCCGAGGCGGTCGTCCCGGCGGACCCGGATGTCACGACGACGCCGGCAAAACGGTCCTTCGCGCCTTTGACGTCATTGAAGAGCTCCTCCATGGCCCGTCCGGTCACCGTGTAGTGCCACAGGTGGTTGCCCAGTTCGTCGAACTGATTGAAGATGACCGCCTCGGGGCGCGTCGCACGAATCTCGGCGACCTTGTCGTAGATCTCCTTGACGTTGCTCTCCGTACCGGGGGTGGCGATGATCTCGCCCGCAACGGTCCTGAGCCAGTCGAACCGCTCCTTGCTCATTCCCTCGGGGAGGATGGCGACGGACTCGCAGCCCAGGAGCTGAGCATTATAGGCCCCTCCGCGGCAATAGTTTCCGGTGGAGGGCCAGACGGCCTTGTGGCACGTCGGGTCGAACTGTCCCGTCACAAGGCGCGGGACGAGGCAGCCGAAACTCGCCCCCACCTTATGGGCCCCCGTGGGGAACCACTTGCCGCAAAGGGCAAAAATTTTTGCCCGAACCCCGGTTATCTCACGCGGAACCTCGAAGTAATTGACCCTGCCGTAGAGCCCGCCGCTCTTCTGAGGCTGATTTTTCCAGGTGATCCGGAAGAGGTTTGCAGGATCGACGTCCCAGAGCCCGGTCTTTTTCAGTTTTTCCTTGATGCCGGCAGGAGTGTGAGCCTCGGGATCCCGCATCTGCTTGAACGTGGGGATCAGGACGTTACGCTTTCTGGCCAGCTCAACCGTGTTTCTCAGATTCTCCTGATTCATCGTCAGATCGATCATCTTATTCCTTTCCTCCTCCGTTCTGATGGAACCCGCCTTGTACCCCAGGGCCCGCTATGCCAGGTCGGGATAAACCGGGAACTTCGCGCACAGCTCCCGCACCTCGGCCCTTACGGTCTTTATCAGCGACGCGTTCTCGACGTCCCTGGAGATGCGGTCGATCCACTCCGCGATGCGCTTCATCTCCGGTTCCCTGAAACCGCGGGTCGTCACGGCCGGGGTCCCGATTCGGATGCCGCTGGTGATCGTGGGCTTCTCCGTGTCGAAGGGAACGGCGTTCTTGTTGACCGTCAGTCCCGCCTCGTTCAGGGCGTGCTCCAGCGCTTTGCCCGTCAGCTTCCTGCTGCGCAGGTCGATCAGCATCAGGTGATTGTCGGTTCCGCCGGACACCAGCTGGAAGCCATAGCCCGTAAGGGCGTCCGCCAAGGCCTTGGCGTTGGCCACGACCTGCTTCTGATAATCGATAAAGGACTTGTCCGCCGCCAGTTTGAGCGCCACCGCCTTGGCCGCGATGATGTGCATCAGGGGCCCGCCCTGCATCCCCGGAAAGATCGCCTTGTCGAGGGCCTTCGCAAACGCCTCCTTACACATCACCATGCCGCCGCGCGGACCGCGCAGGGTCTTGTGGGTCGTCGTCGTGACGAAATCGCACCACGGCACGGGGTCCTTATGCAGCTTCGCCGCGACGAGGCCCGCGATGTGGGCGATATCGAACATCAGGTAGGCCCCGACCTTCTTCGCGATTTTATGGAAGGCCTCCGCGTCGATCTCGCGGGGGTAAGCGCTGGCGCCGCAGACGATCATCTTCGGCTTGTGCTCCATGGCCTGGCGTTCCACCTCGTCCATGTCGATGCGCCCGGTCTCCCTGCCCACGCCGTAGGGGATGAAGTTGTACAGCCTGCCCGAAAAGTTGACGGGGGAGCCGTGGGTCAGGTGTCCGCCGTGGGAGAGGTTCATGGCCAGGATGGTGTCCCCCGGCTGCAGGACGGAGAGGTACACGGCCATGTTGGCCTGGGACCCGGAATGGGGCTGTACGTTGACGTGATCGCAGCCGAAAAGCGCCTTCGCCCGATCACGCGCGAGGTTCTCCGCGACGTCGACGACCTCGCAGCCTCCGTAATAACGCGCGCCGGGATAGCCCTCCGCGTACTTGTTGGTCAGGACCGAGCCCATGGCCGCCAGCACCGCAGGGGCAACGACGTTTTCCGACGCTATCAGCTCAATGCCCTCCTCCTGACGCCTGCGCTCGCCCGTATACACCTCGTAAATCTCAGGATCCGTCGCCGCAAGAAACTCCTTCGCCGTCTTCAATGGCCTGACCTCCCTATCGTTCAACAAAACTCAACGAGGACTCAACAAAAATTCGACAAAAACTCGATAAAAAAACTCGACAAAGCCAGAATTCACTCCGGAGACAACAACGAAGCACCAACAACATTATAGTATGTAAATCCTGATAATGAGCAGGCTGCAGCCCTATAGATTCTTCAATACACATGTACCCTTCGGGCTATATCTCTCGGATCAGAGCCGCGTAGACCTTGCACGCTTCCTCTATCTGATCCAGGCTACAGCGCTCGTCCCGCATGTGGGCCAACTTGCTGTCCCCGGGGCCAAAGCCTATAACGGGGACGCCCAGGGCGACCGGCGTAATGGCGTTGGTCCCGAAATCCCAATAGCTGAAGGGGCCGGGGGCCTTATGGGCAACCGTCCGATAGGCCCGCACGAGGGCGCCCGTCAGCGCATGGCCCTCGTCGATTCTCCAGGGCTCGTGCATGGGCTCGTAGACCAGCTCGGCCCCCTTCCAGGTGGTGTGGCGGAGCGTCCCGACCTCCCAATCCGCGTCCCGTCCCGCGACGAGCTCGTCCATCTCCCCCTTTACCTGCTCCAGGCTCTCCCCGAAGGTCAGCCGCCGGTCCAGGTAGATGCTGCATGAGCTGGGGACCGCGTTCAGCGAGGCGGTGACGCACGAGATGTCGGACAACACGATCGTCCCGTGAGGCTTCCCCTTGGACGAGAGCCTCGCGTTGAGCGCCTCCACACGCTCGATGATCGGGGCCATTTCATAGACCGCGTTCTTCCCCTTCTCGGGCGCGGAGCCGTGCGCGGAGACCCCGTGCGCGGTGATGCGAATCTGCGCCTTGCCCGTGTGACCAAGGGCAATCGTGTTGTCGCTGGGCTCGCAGATGATGCAGTAATCCGGCTTCAGCTTCAGCTCCTCGTACAGAAGCTTCAGGTTGACCCCGTCGCAGTATTCCTCGCAGACGGTCCCGGTGACGAGGACGGTCTTATCCTCCAGGTAACCCAGCTTCTTCGCCAGGAAGGCCCCATAGACGCTGCAGAGCAGCGCCGACTTCATATCCACGCTTCCCCTCCCCCAGAGGTAGCCCTCCGTGATGTCGCCGGAGAAGGGGGGGTGCGCCCATTCGTCGGCGTCGTTGACGCGGACGGTGTCCATGTGGGAGTCGAACTGGACGAGGGTGCCGCCTCCTCCCATCCTTCCGATCACGTTGCCTGTGGAGTCCAGGGAGACCTCGTCGAAACCGAGAAAGCGCATCTTGTCCGCGAGATACGCCGCCAACTCCCCCTCCTCGTCCGAGAAGCTCG
The sequence above is a segment of the uncultured Fretibacterium sp. genome. Coding sequences within it:
- a CDS encoding pyridoxal-phosphate dependent enzyme — translated: MIDLTMNQENLRNTVELARKRNVLIPTFKQMRDPEAHTPAGIKEKLKKTGLWDVDPANLFRITWKNQPQKSGGLYGRVNYFEVPREITGVRAKIFALCGKWFPTGAHKVGASFGCLVPRLVTGQFDPTCHKAVWPSTGNYCRGGAYNAQLLGCESVAILPEGMSKERFDWLRTVAGEIIATPGTESNVKEIYDKVAEIRATRPEAVIFNQFDELGNHLWHYTVTGRAMEELFNDVKGAKDRFAGVVVTSGSAGTTASGDYLREVFPTFKFGVGEALQCPTLLLNGFGDHRIEGIGDKHVPW
- the glyA gene encoding serine hydroxymethyltransferase encodes the protein MKTAKEFLAATDPEIYEVYTGERRRQEEGIELIASENVVAPAVLAAMGSVLTNKYAEGYPGARYYGGCEVVDVAENLARDRAKALFGCDHVNVQPHSGSQANMAVYLSVLQPGDTILAMNLSHGGHLTHGSPVNFSGRLYNFIPYGVGRETGRIDMDEVERQAMEHKPKMIVCGASAYPREIDAEAFHKIAKKVGAYLMFDIAHIAGLVAAKLHKDPVPWCDFVTTTTHKTLRGPRGGMVMCKEAFAKALDKAIFPGMQGGPLMHIIAAKAVALKLAADKSFIDYQKQVVANAKALADALTGYGFQLVSGGTDNHLMLIDLRSRKLTGKALEHALNEAGLTVNKNAVPFDTEKPTITSGIRIGTPAVTTRGFREPEMKRIAEWIDRISRDVENASLIKTVRAEVRELCAKFPVYPDLA
- a CDS encoding YgeY family selenium metabolism-linked hydrolase, giving the protein MDRELDRAIGEVREGLLESIRDAIRIPSFSDEEGELAAYLADKMRFLGFDEVSLDSTGNVIGRMGGGGTLVQFDSHMDTVRVNDADEWAHPPFSGDITEGYLWGRGSVDMKSALLCSVYGAFLAKKLGYLEDKTVLVTGTVCEEYCDGVNLKLLYEELKLKPDYCIICEPSDNTIALGHTGKAQIRITAHGVSAHGSAPEKGKNAVYEMAPIIERVEALNARLSSKGKPHGTIVLSDISCVTASLNAVPSSCSIYLDRRLTFGESLEQVKGEMDELVAGRDADWEVGTLRHTTWKGAELVYEPMHEPWRIDEGHALTGALVRAYRTVAHKAPGPFSYWDFGTNAITPVALGVPVIGFGPGDSKLAHMRDERCSLDQIEEACKVYAALIREI